From Pseudoalteromonas rubra, one genomic window encodes:
- a CDS encoding DUF294 nucleotidyltransferase-like domain-containing protein, protein MTAHVQDVLTFVQQQAPFGQLADSAADYFVEHLDIIYVSAQNQAQWFRSDQPQLYLVRSGHFDLRSERGELVTRLAEGDYFGYPSLLTGEPISNQLEVVQPGLVYVLPQSAFDFLRREYKPFEQYFVRAHAKRLLYSHYKESGNSWSERPVSELMSRAAVTLAPDASIQEAAKVMKKHRVSSIMVTEHDQLSGVVTDRDLRNRVLAEGLDPARAIGEIMTAKPKHIFENNRIFSALHLMLKHNIHHLPVLSEDRTPIGMITSTDLLRQQKSDPVQLIGRIYKACSYAQVRQLAKEIPDLLSDFANKIEDISLIGQLLSGLSDALTGRLIDLYQQQHGNAPTPFAWICFGSQAREEQTLHSDQDNGLLLPEGVTDEQRQYFAQFGAFVCQQLDECGIRTCPGNIMASNPQCRGTLSEWCDRFTSWIHTPTPHAMLNCKIYFDLRFITGSDVLFGQFLHHLNEIPKNALFYAAMAADINTNTVPIGLFQQFKLQQDKHKHKYLDLKKRGVVIINDVVRLYALQAGIRKANTQQRLHALKEHKVLSAEDIANLQDCWRYLTQLRLRTQIDKEGLPENCINPEHLSSLERHQLKEAFHLIKQAQQACAFKFARGSL, encoded by the coding sequence ATGACGGCTCACGTACAGGATGTGCTGACCTTTGTGCAGCAACAGGCGCCATTTGGTCAGTTGGCCGACAGCGCGGCAGATTACTTTGTTGAACACCTGGATATCATTTATGTCAGTGCACAGAATCAGGCCCAGTGGTTCAGAAGCGATCAGCCCCAGCTTTATCTGGTCCGTTCTGGTCACTTTGATTTGCGGTCGGAGCGGGGAGAGTTGGTTACCCGGCTCGCTGAAGGGGATTACTTTGGTTACCCCTCGTTGCTAACGGGTGAGCCAATCAGTAATCAGCTGGAAGTGGTGCAGCCAGGGTTGGTCTATGTATTGCCACAATCGGCATTTGACTTTCTTCGTCGTGAATACAAACCTTTTGAGCAGTATTTTGTGCGTGCCCATGCCAAACGTTTGCTATACAGTCACTATAAAGAATCGGGAAACAGCTGGTCTGAACGTCCGGTCAGTGAGTTAATGAGTCGGGCAGCAGTGACCCTGGCACCCGATGCCAGTATTCAGGAAGCGGCCAAAGTTATGAAGAAGCATCGGGTTTCTTCGATCATGGTGACTGAGCACGACCAATTATCAGGTGTTGTGACGGATCGCGATTTGCGCAACCGGGTGCTGGCAGAAGGTCTTGATCCTGCCCGGGCTATTGGTGAGATCATGACAGCCAAACCGAAACACATTTTCGAAAACAACCGGATCTTTTCGGCATTGCATTTGATGCTTAAGCACAATATTCATCATCTACCTGTGCTCAGTGAAGATCGCACGCCGATAGGCATGATCACCAGCACAGATCTTTTACGTCAGCAAAAAAGCGATCCGGTGCAGTTGATCGGCCGGATCTATAAAGCATGTAGTTATGCTCAGGTGAGGCAGTTGGCGAAAGAGATCCCGGATCTGTTGAGTGATTTTGCCAATAAGATCGAGGATATTTCACTGATCGGTCAGTTGCTCAGTGGCCTTAGTGATGCACTGACAGGACGCTTGATAGACCTTTATCAGCAGCAGCATGGTAACGCACCCACCCCGTTTGCCTGGATCTGTTTTGGTTCCCAGGCGCGTGAAGAGCAAACCCTGCATTCCGATCAGGACAATGGTCTGTTGTTGCCCGAAGGTGTCACAGATGAACAAAGACAGTATTTTGCTCAGTTTGGCGCATTTGTCTGCCAGCAACTGGATGAATGCGGGATCCGCACTTGCCCGGGCAATATTATGGCAAGCAACCCGCAATGTCGGGGCACACTCAGTGAGTGGTGCGACAGATTTACGAGTTGGATCCATACACCAACACCCCATGCAATGCTGAACTGTAAGATCTATTTTGATCTGCGCTTTATTACGGGATCGGATGTCTTGTTCGGCCAATTTCTGCATCATTTAAATGAGATCCCGAAAAATGCGTTGTTTTACGCTGCGATGGCGGCCGATATTAATACCAATACGGTGCCGATTGGATTGTTTCAGCAATTTAAGCTTCAGCAGGATAAGCACAAGCACAAATATCTGGACCTAAAAAAGCGCGGTGTGGTGATCATCAACGATGTAGTTCGTCTTTACGCGCTGCAAGCTGGGATCCGTAAAGCCAATACACAGCAACGTTTACACGCGCTGAAAGAACATAAAGTGCTCAGTGCTGAAGACATTGCTAACTTGCAAGATTGCTGGCGCTATTTAACTCAGTTGCGTTTGCGTACACAGATTGACAAAGAAGGCTTGCCAGAAAATTGCATCAATCCGGAGCATTTAAGCTCACTGGAGCGTCATCAGCTCAAAGAAGCCTTTCATTTGATCAAGCAAGCACAGCAAGCATGTGCCTTCAAATTTGCCAGAGGTAGCCTGTGA
- a CDS encoding phosphoglycerate kinase — translation MSVIKMADLDLNGKRVLIREDLNVPVKEGKVTSDARIRASLPTIKLALEKGAKVMVMSHLGRPTEGEYDAQYSLQPVVDYLNDALDQNVRLVDNYLDGVDIADNEVVVFENVRFNVGEKKNDEALSKQLAALCDVYVMDAFGTAHRAQASTHGVGLFADVACAGPLLAAELDALGKALDNPARPLVAIVGGSKVSTKLTVLDSLSKVVDQLVTGGGIANTFIAAAGNPVGKSLYEADLIDEANKLSAAALANDGDIPVPTDVVVGDEFSESAVAEIKDVAEVRDTDMIFDIGPETANTLAKIIANAGTVVWNGPVGVFEFDQFGNGTEAIANAIAKSSAFSIAGGGDTLAAIDKYGVADEISYISTGGGAFLEFLEGKKLPAVAMLEQRAKA, via the coding sequence ATGTCAGTCATTAAGATGGCGGATTTAGATTTAAACGGCAAACGCGTTCTGATCCGTGAAGATCTTAACGTACCGGTGAAAGAAGGTAAGGTTACATCAGATGCCCGTATCAGAGCCTCTTTACCTACCATTAAGCTTGCCCTGGAAAAAGGTGCCAAGGTTATGGTGATGTCTCACCTGGGTCGCCCAACGGAAGGGGAATACGATGCGCAGTATTCACTACAACCAGTTGTTGATTATCTTAACGACGCGCTAGATCAAAATGTGCGTCTCGTTGACAACTATCTGGATGGCGTTGATATCGCAGATAATGAAGTTGTGGTATTCGAAAACGTCCGCTTCAATGTTGGTGAAAAGAAGAACGATGAAGCCCTGTCGAAGCAGCTGGCAGCACTCTGTGACGTGTATGTAATGGATGCATTTGGTACAGCGCACCGTGCTCAGGCATCAACGCATGGCGTTGGTTTGTTTGCTGACGTTGCCTGTGCAGGTCCGTTACTGGCGGCAGAGTTGGATGCATTAGGTAAAGCGCTAGATAACCCGGCACGCCCTCTGGTTGCTATCGTGGGTGGCTCTAAAGTGTCTACTAAACTGACAGTACTTGACTCACTATCTAAAGTGGTTGATCAGTTGGTTACTGGTGGCGGGATTGCGAATACCTTTATCGCTGCAGCAGGTAATCCGGTAGGTAAGTCACTATATGAAGCAGACCTGATTGATGAAGCGAACAAACTGAGTGCTGCTGCGCTGGCTAATGACGGAGATATTCCTGTGCCTACAGACGTGGTAGTTGGTGACGAGTTCTCAGAGTCTGCGGTTGCAGAGATCAAAGATGTAGCGGAAGTCCGTGACACTGACATGATCTTCGATATTGGTCCTGAAACTGCTAATACGCTGGCTAAGATTATTGCCAACGCAGGTACAGTGGTTTGGAATGGTCCGGTGGGCGTATTCGAATTCGATCAATTCGGTAATGGTACTGAAGCGATTGCTAATGCGATTGCTAAGTCCAGCGCTTTCTCAATTGCTGGTGGTGGTGATACCCTTGCTGCGATTGATAAATACGGCGTAGCAGATGAAATCTCATACATCTCGACTGGCGGTGGTGCGTTTTTAGAGTTCCTTGAGGGGAAAAAACTGCCAGCAGTCGCTATGCTTGAACAAAGAGCGAAAGCGTAA
- a CDS encoding 3'-5' exonuclease — MSWLTRLRNWHAYRHLRLEDANLIVLDLELTGLDPKRDEIVSAAWVEIRQGRITLSTARHMLNKEVRQLGQSPVIHGVDERALAQGSSLRALLQQLAELFEQGVLVCHNAILDWGFLKRAFVSHDISARPELILDTMQIERNRLLRQGKTLASDCLTLSACRQRYGLPSACEHHALSDALSTAELLLAQNSQFGGAHGALLRQLT, encoded by the coding sequence GTGAGCTGGTTAACCCGACTACGTAATTGGCATGCTTACCGTCATCTTAGACTGGAAGATGCCAACCTGATCGTCTTGGATCTGGAGTTGACTGGATTAGACCCGAAACGAGACGAAATTGTCTCCGCCGCCTGGGTTGAGATCCGACAGGGCCGTATCACGCTTAGCACAGCCCGACACATGCTGAATAAGGAAGTACGCCAGCTGGGGCAAAGTCCGGTGATCCATGGCGTGGATGAGCGGGCATTGGCACAGGGAAGCAGTTTGCGTGCATTGCTACAACAACTGGCTGAGTTGTTCGAACAGGGTGTATTGGTATGCCACAACGCCATACTAGACTGGGGTTTTCTCAAGCGGGCGTTCGTGTCTCATGATATTTCTGCGCGTCCTGAGTTGATCCTGGATACCATGCAGATTGAGAGAAATCGTTTGCTCAGACAGGGGAAAACGCTTGCGTCAGATTGCCTGACATTGTCTGCTTGTCGTCAGCGCTATGGGTTACCATCAGCTTGTGAGCATCATGCACTGAGTGATGCGCTGAGTACCGCGGAGCTTTTACTTGCACAAAACAGCCAGTTTGGTGGGGCACATGGGGCGTTACTCAGGCAACTGACATAA
- the epd gene encoding erythrose-4-phosphate dehydrogenase, with product MTIKLAINGFGRIGRNIVRALYESGRQHDIQIVAINELADPQGIAHLLKYDTSHGRFAFPVHLDAPYLTVGDDKIQLFSEADPSHLPWHALDVDVVLECTGVFHSRFHAQAHLRAGAKKVLFSHPADADVDATIVYGINDKELRPEHTIVSNGSCTTNCIVPVINVLDDAFGIGSGTITTIHASMHDQQVIDAYHPDLRRTRAASQSIIPVDTKLARGIERILPKFHGCFEAIAVRVPTINVTAMDLSVTLNSDVTLEQVNNALQQAAGGPLQGILDYTEEPLVSVDFNHDPHSSIIDGTQTRVSQKRLAKLLVWCDNEWGFANRMLDTATAMTQVN from the coding sequence ATGACTATCAAACTGGCTATAAATGGTTTTGGTCGTATTGGTCGCAATATAGTGCGAGCTTTGTATGAATCTGGTCGCCAGCATGACATTCAAATCGTCGCCATAAATGAACTTGCCGATCCGCAGGGCATTGCACATCTGCTGAAATACGATACCTCACATGGGCGTTTTGCTTTTCCTGTTCACCTTGATGCGCCTTATCTGACGGTTGGAGACGATAAAATCCAACTGTTTAGCGAAGCCGATCCCAGCCATTTACCCTGGCATGCCCTCGATGTTGATGTTGTTTTAGAGTGTACAGGTGTATTTCATTCCCGTTTTCATGCTCAGGCACATTTGCGCGCGGGTGCCAAGAAAGTGTTGTTCTCTCACCCGGCTGACGCGGACGTCGATGCCACCATAGTGTATGGTATCAATGACAAAGAACTGCGTCCTGAGCATACCATCGTATCAAATGGGTCATGTACCACTAACTGTATTGTCCCTGTCATAAATGTATTGGATGATGCTTTTGGGATTGGCTCGGGCACCATCACAACGATCCATGCGTCTATGCATGATCAACAGGTGATTGATGCTTATCATCCTGATCTGCGGCGCACCCGCGCAGCAAGTCAGTCAATTATCCCGGTGGATACTAAGCTGGCCCGCGGGATCGAGCGGATCTTGCCTAAATTTCATGGCTGTTTTGAAGCCATTGCAGTGCGGGTACCCACCATTAATGTGACGGCAATGGATCTGAGCGTGACCCTGAACAGTGATGTGACGCTTGAACAAGTGAATAATGCATTACAACAGGCCGCTGGTGGTCCGTTGCAAGGGATACTGGACTACACTGAAGAGCCTTTGGTCTCGGTGGATTTTAATCATGATCCACATTCCAGTATCATAGATGGTACCCAAACACGTGTCAGCCAGAAACGGTTGGCGAAGTTGCTGGTGTGGTGCGACAACGAGTGGGGATTTGCAAATCGCATGCTCGATACAGCCACAGCAATGACACAAGTTAATTAA